Genomic DNA from Xiphophorus hellerii strain 12219 chromosome 16, Xiphophorus_hellerii-4.1, whole genome shotgun sequence:
ATTGCTAGAGAGGGTCATTCCTACTGAAAAATGTGTGGACTAAGCTTAGCTGGTTTCATGCCAGGAAACCAGCTAATTTAAATACAGCTTTAAGTGTGCAGTTTCTCTGCAACTGACTAAAGGTCATGTATCCAAAACCCGTGTACTTCATGATTGTATTGACACTTCTGACCAGTTACCAAATTGATTTGATCCCTTTAATGGAAACCAAACACATATTGGAGCCACTTGGTAATAAAACTTTCTTCTCTTCTTGTCACATTTCTTCTCCTCCACCTGTTTCTCCATAGTGAGGCTACGGCCCCTCTCCGCAGCAGGAGCGTGGTCAACCTCCACCATCAAGATACAGAGACAGACGAGGCCACCATGGTGCTTCCCCCGACGGACTACTACAACATCAGGAGCAAACCCTTGTCCACCGTAAGCGTCGCTACAAATAACCACCAGCACTCCCCCACGCCCTCGGCAgcatcctccacctcctctgaTCAGAACTCGGTGAGTCAGCAGGCGGGAGACTTGGTCAGCGGccatttctctgacattttcacAGCTCTTAGAGGAGTCCTTTGAAATGTCGAGTCTCGTCCAGTTAAGccaagagtttaaaaaaagcagTTGTTTTGAGATTGATACCGTGTACAGAACAATCTAATCTGCTGTGTTCTGCCAAAGCTTTCTCCTTGTGCTGGCTCAGTTGGCTTTGTGAAGTTTATGTCTCACTTGATATCTGCAGCATCGTGGCTACAGTACCCTCAGCTGCACAGCCTTATCTTGACTGGTGATGAAGGTacttgtatgtgtgtgtagaTGGTGTCCGATGAGCTTTATGTGTCTGTccaggaaacagaaacacacacagatatacTCGGTGTAGCATGGCGACACACAATCCAGTATTGGGATTCAGTAAGTCGTATactgttcaaatattttcaacttgCACAGGgtacatatttattgttttatttctgagattttttattctcactttaTTTGTGTGATAACTGCTTCTACTGCAGGTGTTAAAGGAACTTTGTCATACTTCAGGAAGTTGTCACCTTCACTTTACAGAGAgcaatttaaatacaaaaagtccCCACCTCCCTCAAGTTGTATTACTACAACTATTCATATTAGACCTGCAAGAATCCGGTTTATCGAGGAAAATTACAAGGGAGAACCAAGAGGATCTGATGTCAGTCATTCATAACCTACAGTTACTGTAATCATCAGTTTGCATGTAAATTAGCCTGTtctggttaaaaagaaaaaaaggaggcaaaaaggaaaagtgaacaaagccttgcaaataataataatgcaccTGGAATTgttcattttgtcactttacaaccacaaattaaattttttgggggggagagGATGTGGGgtgaattttatgtaatagaccagcacaaaatagcttttttgtgaagtggaacaaaagttaaaaatctatattttaactatcataataaaagaaaaccgCCCTTTCAACATTAGTGCTTTGGTGTGATGATGACGTGCTCAGGTTGTTGGTTTACCGTCTCATGTAGGCCAAAAAGGTTTGGCGTTATGAGCTTCTTTCTCCTCCACACTGCAAACTGGACTTTATTTCAGCAacagctttcttcttgccattcTTCCGTAAGGGAGATTTGAAGAGTGCATGACTGAGTGGTCCTTGTGACTGATTCTCGgatctgagctgtggatctttgcagctcctccagatttACAATGACCGCTTCTCTTTATGCTGCTCTGCTTGCCATAGTTTAGGTTCCCATATTATGGAATCAGCAGTACTGATGTGTCTGATTTGGTCCCTCGTTCCTAacgattgtgtttgttctctggACAGCCATCACAAAACAGCTGGGTCTATTGTTAGATTAAATTATACACAGGTGGACTTCGTGTGATAATTAGGTTACCTCTGAAACATCAAATGAGATGGACAAGAGAGAATAATTAAGGCAATTTATCCTTTGGATAGTTTATTTATCCATTGTGAGCGAgtagcaaaagaaaataatccttttatgcctttttgttttggttacCAAGAACAGAAAACACTGGACCACCATGATGCATATTGTTCAGTTTCAGTCCATTTCCTGTTAATTCCTATCGTTTTAACATAGGTTcataggattttcaaaataccATTTGAAACATCGTAGTGACTAACCCAGatccattttctttataaaatagaGATATCAGATAAATGGCTCTTTGACAGCCGTTTCTAGTTCCAGCACATTCACTTCTTTCCAAATGACCTTTCATTTGCATCGTATGCAAAGTCGCAGGCAAAGCTGTGGTTTTCTGTCTGCCAAAGCTTTTTAGTTTTTCCCAGCTGGACGGATGTAAATGCGTTTGCCGTATGACAGGGTCAAATGAGTCTTTATGATCACTTACACGCCATGTAAACGTATAGCTTGCTGCCTGCGCAGCAGCATGCTGCCGGTTAAGTGTTTCACACATTTTCCGACACTTTTAGATTTACATTCAGTGTACATCATTTCATAGTAggaacttttttctcatttggttTTGATTATCAACAGACAGTGTCGACAGACATTATCAACAGTGTTATCAACAGACCTACATTGCAGGGgacaaatgttttttccataACTGGCTGGAAGTTATTTTGGAATTTCACTCGGATGAACCCGACACCTTTCTTCCATCTCTGCCACTCattcctctttgtttttctcacagcTATTTCAAGATCTGACTCGCTTGTTCATTCATCTTCATCCTTCAATCTTTTTTCAGTCTCAtacctctgctgcagcacacaGAGAGCCTGATTACCGAACAGACTTGTGTGGGAAAAAACCTCTAACTGTACATTAGATTATAAAACGCTGGTTTATGTTCAGCGAAGTGTCCAAGTGGGTGGCTGTTATGTTGGTAGAAAACTTGTAGCTGCAGCGAGCTTGAATTTTCCTCACTTTTATAAagtattgttgttttctaaCAATGTGTACATTTTTGTCACCTATAAAGTgtaaagtatttgtttttcttgctagCTGATAAAccctgagtttttttttaatcacattctTTCATCTGctttgagacaaaaactgatCCCAATCTGTATCAGTCTGATGCAGGTTGGTCCAGATCAGGTGTGAAGAGAGAGATGTCACAGTGGGGGTGGGAATGGGGAAGTGGGGGAGGTGAGGTTACCCTGGAATGCTCTTTCACCTTGACAAAAAATGCAACCtcactggttttgtttttaaaaaaaagataacaagTCACAGGAATCAATAGATAGGGAAGAAGAGAGAGCTACTCAAGTAATCAAGAGAGAAGACTAGAGGCAAACTTCTATTTAGCATATGTAAGCTGGGTATTGGAGAAAAAAGTATAGTGAAGAAAATGATCAGAGCCCCTGGAATTTCTATCCACTTCTGCCGTCTTGTGGACATTCTTGGCACTGCAGGCTAAAGCGCCTTTCAGACTGTTGACTGAAACCATAACTACTAGTTAAAATCCACCAAATACTTTTGCTTGGAGCTGCAAAATGTTAGTATTGCAAAAGACTGCTTGGACAAATATTAGCTTATCATATGAGTACAAGCCAAGGCATTCAAGTTTGCCTGTTTAATTCAGTAAAAGCACAGATTTAGGAATCCACATTAAGATGTAGCATCAAGAAGTAATAACAAATTTGTTGTCCCTTTTTATGCAAACTTGCATAAAGGCTAACTTATAACGGCAAACATTTACGTTGGTCATTGTGGAGCAAAGTTGAATTTTCAGACGCTCCAGGCTCCACGAGTTGACTTGTGATGCAACAAAACTTGCATTTGCATGCCAACGTCAGACCTATTTGTCCGTTGTTTTTATTCCTATAGAGTGTGTTTACGGATTATAAACTCACACAACTAAAACCCAAGTTATGTAACCTCAGAGGTTTGGCAGTAATGAAAAGTATTCCTACTTTCCCCATTTTCCctcaaaataagcaaaactgTTGTTTGAAATTGATGTCAAagtccaacacaaagtagcacatcgTTGccaagtggaaggaaaaggatgaccggactttaaaacatgtcacaaaataaatgaatgaaaagcaaaaatacacaGTGGGATGGTTGGCAGTGTTAGCTTTCCTCCGCGTATTGCTTTTTGTATGATGTAGACGATTAGCCTCTGACGCCTTCTGTGTTTAGATTTTAGGCGGTTGGATGCTAttctcttgattttatttagggttatTGGGCTAAGTGGGGCTTAATACATACACATTTTATGACTTCTCTGCTTTCTATTTAAGAATTTTCAAAAGACATTCATCTTTCACATCCCTCTTCGTAATTATCCACTATGTGTTGGTCTGCACAAAATTCCATTAAATtgattgtggttgtaatatgacaaaaggTGGGAAGgtttaaaagagaaaagcttTTTCAGTGGATCGTAAAACCTAGCTTGCTACAGGAAACATTTGCATGGTTCACTGTGTAGCAGACCTGAATTTCTTGAAACTCCAGGTTCTACATGAGTCCGTGTGACGTAACAGTTTTTGCACGCTGATGTCAAACCCATTCATCCGATCGTCCATTCTTGTGCAGTCCATAAAACTGTTTTCGGATTGTAAACTTGCCCACGTTTGAATCAGTGTAACTGTGACATCAGCAGCAAGGTGTTGTCGTCATGTGCGTTTTTATGATGTATCATGGTGTTGTGCTTCATTGTGAACTTTTACATCAAGCTGCTTGCCCTTGATGCAGACAATGACGTGTGTGTTTTGTCCACAGGCCGAACAGTCTAACGGCACCTCGAGACCTCCGCCTGCTTTCCTCGCGTAGGTTGCATAATATCAACATTTGCTTTTGTTGCACTCAAACTTGTGTTAACCGCGCATATTGTCTGCTCTTCACAGCGGAGGAAATCCATTTGCAACAGTCAGGCTACGACCAACTGTGACTAACGATCGCTCTGCGCCCGTCATCTGATCTCCAACATTTCCATCCATCTCCGAGCTCATCGTTTGACCCTCTGCCTTTCTGGTCCAGCAGTTTCTCCTGGGTCAGGGCGGAGGGGCAAAAAGGCCATTTGAATCTGCTACGAACTGATACGGTAAACTAAGTATTTTAGTACCTGAACCGATGCCTATTTATGATATATAAATTTTCTATGGCTATATTTTAGTCGGTCTGTGTGTGTCGGTGAGATTTAAATGGACACATCTTAACTTGCACTTGAGACATGGATGAATTAAAAACTGCTCAAAGAGAATCTTGTGATGTATTTATGCCGTTGATGTTGCTTGTCTGACTGTTAGAAACCATTCTATGGTTAGAAAACAATACTGTGGAGGACTACTACATTTCAGGCTTTAATCTGTAAACTGTTGAAAATCACTAGACATGTTTTGAGGAAAAAGATTATGTAAAAATGTCCTAAAAGGCACAGAAGGATTTGCTTTGATCCTCTTGTACATTTAACTGATTCTCTGTTATCCAATGCCTGTTgggccattttcttttttttttgtaatgtggaCACTTGTGCCTTAATACTACATACATACTGTAAAGTATCTTACCTGTACTTTATCCCATCTGTGCATTTCTGATACAATCAGATGGTAAAACTACACGTATGCTTTTCCATCATTCATCACATCCTTATAATTTGCTATGTaacaaataaagatttatttcttcagtttgtttttatttacagacgTTTTCTGAAGTACTCGTACTCAAGCGGTTTTATATTTAGTCACGGTACATCTGTGTTTTAACAGAAATGGTGCAGTTTACTAATTGCGTGACTTCTGAAAGACTGGATTTTATAAGGGCCACAATATTTCTGTATGCAAGCAAaacagaagtttgtggtttaagTGTGAAGTTAAAGGGGTTTGAATAACattgcaagaaaagaaaaatccaagaCACAAATAGCATTACTTTTTAATTACAGTAACTCATATAAAAAGTAAGAACTTCAATCATAAGAGCGTGCTTAGTGTGTTTTCCAACgccatttctctttttttccctcataccagtaattttaattttattacttattcCGACATGAACACATTTTCAGGATCCTGCAGCGGAGGAAGACATGGACATTCTCAGCTGATTGTCTGGCTGGGAGGAAAGTTGATTTGTCATAGAAATATGGAGTTGAAAATTTGAGGATATAAGATACTTCAGCCTTTACTCAATCCTCTAGAGGTTAAAAGAGGAGCTTGCGCTTTAACAAAAACAGTCCTCAAAGTAAATCCAAAGTCAAAACGATGAGGTCGTAAAAGTCGAGGGCATGTCAGATTGTGTGTACCTGAGGTCTGCATTGGCCCTGGAGAAGCTCAACCCAGCAGAATCATCATTGGACAAACTGTCAGTGCAAAATATGGCCCCAAGAAATGatctcaacaaaaaaacaaaacaaaaaaaaaacaggcaaaatgcTTCGTCAGGCATAAGTCCATTGTTTGAGCCAGAGAAGGTAATGTCCATAAgataatccttttttttttttttccttaaatcaCAGCATTATCTCAATGCCTATGTGGAACATACTGAGCCATGcatacatttgaaacaaaaaaaagcagagtaCAAAGTTAACTAAAATATGGCAGCGGcaagcaaataaagaaaaatattaagaccaaaaaaaaaagtttaattggCTCTGACTATGAAAATAAAGAATCTGTTCAGATTCcctaaacatttacaaaaaaaaaaaaaaactgatggcATCTGATTACTCTGTATGAAGCAAAGGCACTGACAACAGCTGGAAACTTGTGATAAAATACATCCTAAACctgcagatgaaaaacagatttcattgactgtaatttgttttgcaatctatcttttgttggttttttttatatatataaactctGTATGCGTGTGAATGAGAGAAGTGCGTGAAAGAGCTGCGGTTTGGTCCCTCTAGCCAAAGGTGGCGCCACAGTTGGGACACCTCCTCTGACGCAGAGCAAAGCAGAAGAGGATGCCCAGAGGGAAGAAGAAGATGGCACACAGGATCCCCAGGCAGGTGAAGTCGTCCTCAAGGACTCCAACCCTGTGGAAGAGATGGATTGATGGCTTCTAGTGTTTTAAAAGGAAACAGTTTTAACGTTCTATGTAATCATGTGGAACAGGAGGCAGCAAACTTTACAACTCAGCGAGTCAAAGTTGTCCTCTTTGGTTTTGCTCAAAAAAAATTGCTTCCAAGATGCAAAAACTAAATGGACCTAAAAGAATTCTTAACTTTTAAACTACCGGTACTATAGAAATTTAGATAACTGTTAAAATTATAACAcctatttgattttttttttatctaaatcaAAATCTGTTGAAGATCAGGTATGAAGTGTTCTACAAAGTAAACAATAAATTGCATCagtttttgtttagattttacaATATAGAATaagaaattgacaaaaaaaaaatcagtttttattttaactttatttgcaCAGGCTGCCTTATAGAGACTCAACATCTTAATTTACAAGAGAGACccgttttgatttttttttaaatcattttctattcctaatttattgaaataaaaagcaggaaaaaataatttcatgcCATTCTCCTTTGTACGTTCAATTCATATACAGTGCTAAAAACCCAGCAGGGATTAAGTTTggcttttgttacttttattaaGTTTGTCCAAAAAGTCTTAGAATTTGTCAATAAATGCcaaatttgtaaagaaaagtAACATGAATTTAGCAGCAGAGTTGAATATCCAAGTTGCAGACGttaaaaacttgtaaaaattaaaaaaaataaaacgtcttGTTTATTACATATCTGTTCCTAATCAGCTTTGACCCAGAGtgacactaaaaaaaaacaaacagctaactGCATCTTATGACTTCAACACAAAAACCACAGTGGCCTGAGGCCTTTTTTAAGGAAttagaagacaggaagtgaaagGCTAAGTTTAAAAAGGTCCAACTTATAAACATAAGGGTGTTTTAACGAGAATAATACTTTCCCTCAAGTACACTATGAATTTAAGAATTTGTTTTGACATTCTACTAACTCTACTTTGGCATACAACTCAAGCTCACTCAGGTTGGATAGAGAGcttctgtgaacatcaattttaagAAGTCTTGCCACAGCTCTCTCACTGGGTTCGCTCTGACTGGCCTATTCTAACTATATTCTGATCTAAACTGTCCTACTGTAGCTCTGGATGCATGTTAAGGGTCTTTCTGCAAATCAGCTGCAAACAGATTTTCCTCCAAACAGTTTGCCCATCGACTCTGACCAGCTCCTGGCTACTGTATGTGGCCACCGGCTCTCAAGATGGCAAAAACACCAACTAGCATCGGAGGAAGCTTTTCAGGAAACAGAAGTGGAAAGTCAGATTTAAAGTAGGTACAATTTAGAATCCTACCAAGTAAAAACTCTGCTTTGagttgtttaaaattaaactattgCTAGGTTAAGATTAGCAAGAAAGTAGTGTATGTTTGGTCTATCATTGCATCACTCCGCTTCCTGCAGTGCAATTTCTTCAAGTGTTTGCACAAGGTATTTGTAACACTGATGTCAGAAAGAAGAACTATGACTGATgctattcattatttttgtgattaatAGGAAAACGAAGCTCCACTCTAGTTTTAGTTACATTAGTATGCCGAGTTTCAGATGCAGCCAGATTGGAAGGATAGAGAGCAAACGCTCCATGTTTCCTGGAACAAACTGATTACGTTGTTATGAACCAATCAAAGGAAGTGTCCATCATGTGTCGGTAAAGAATGTCAACTACAACCTGTTTGGTTTGTTCCAGAAAAATTAACACCACTTAGTCATCGTTCCATTTTACTTTCCCATCCGTGTGACTTGAACCCTATCGCTACCTTTGGCCCCATCACATGTCCATGGGGCGAAGTCAGCTGACTGACAGGACATTGACTCACCACAGTGAAACTCCCAAAACTGAATGTCATACTCACTCATCTTATCTACACTGATAGCTTCCCGATAGGTGAAacggcaataaaaaaaataaatacagaacaaCCCCAGCAAACTCTGTGAGCACATGACGCTCTGTATTGTTCTGCATGAAGAATGGCTAGTTATGGGTTTCAGACACTTTGTCATTTGTGGGTCCTCACCTGCAAGCTGGGCAGCCTCCCACCACCACTACAGACGGCTGGATGATGGCATAGGTCGATGTGTAGGGTTGCTGGGAAACAGCGGGGCCCATCTGAGCCGGTGGGTATCCTGGAAGGCCCCGAAAAAATGTGTCATGTTATCATTTTGTGTCGACatgaatcaaattaaaataaataagagaatCTGGACTCAGATCTGAAGCACGGAATTCGCTTGATATTTAATTATACGTGTTGCTGTAAATCgactattatttatttaaagttattctAAAAGTTTAATCACCTACAGATTCTTTGTCGGGGTGAAAGTAGTGATTTCAATACATTTTAGGATCATCCCCATTTTACCTCGCATCGCATCTTTTAaacaatgtcatttttaatcaatcaaaaatAAGTGCACTGTTGGTTGACGAGTTCTTAATTCTGAGGCATTTcatgaataagaaaaataaattcacatttttgcttcTTGGCCAGCAAATTACCAAGGTGATAAAACAGGAGTGTTTGATTATGCTTCCATATTTTGACACATGTCAATTTGTCAgttcttttacttttcaaaacacattatTATAAATTCGCCATTTAAAAAGGGGGCAAATATTAAATTCATGACACTTCTTTATAAATTTCATAATGTCTGAGATGTAGAGTTGGGTCCTATTCATACCCTTGTCAAATTTAagcttaaaataatattttaatttgaatgcGTTCCTCCTGATAATCTCCTTTCCCCTTAGTTTTATGCTGGCTATAAATTTACTACCTGTATATAGAGGAACCTGCGCCACATTTCCTCTTTGATGTCTAAAAATTTATACGCTAATCAAGTATAATAATCAGgtattataaattaaaaaatggcaGTGTGTGTTAACTGGACATACGGAAACAGTCAGGCTCATTCCAATGTAAGGAGTCATGTCTATTGTTTCTGACCACTTGTATGCAGGTCAGATTGTGCAATTGAGAACTTTGACACTTTAATCAGGCTTACAGCTGCGCGCACACCTGCTGTGTGATGACAAGTTGACACGTACTGGTTTAATCTACCAGAAAGGAGGCagctcagtaaaaaaaacaaaaaaaaaacaggaaacttcATGCGATTACAAGAaccaggagtttgttttttgtgcacTTCCTGCATAGACTCATACAATCACAGTCGGGGAATGGCTTCCTACCTCACATTAAACCAACACATTTAGAGAAACAATTGCACCAAACATAAAgcgtttaattttttttaagacgAGTAAAGGTCATTTAATAGCACAGTTTGCTTaccttttaatttattctaataATTAGCATCACAATCATTTCTCTTCACAAACTGCGCATGCGAAACTGGTAACTAAACCTTCAAAGGCAATTTAAAacctctgtaaaaaaaaaaaaaaaaggttaaacaaAACGTGCAATAAAGCCTCGTTTTCCCTGTGAAAGCGAGCAGCAGTTAAATTCATCGTCTCCCTCCTGGAGAGTTAACTTTCTGCTCAGTGAGGGAAATAAACAGAGCTGCTTGCCTGGGCCATCCGGGTAGTGGTAGGGCGGCGGGGCCGCAGCGGGGATGGCTCCGTAGCCGTGTGGCTGCTGCGGCGGCGGGCCGTACTCATGCGCCCCCGGAACGGCGTTGTAGGCGGGAGGTCTGTCCTGAAGGAGAGGTTTGTTGTCCACCATCTCACCCGACGGACCGTGTCCTTATCTCGTCTTTTTGTGTCTTGCTCCTTAAGCGAACAAAGTAggagtaacaaaaaaatatttttgactacTTGGCTTTTGTCAACCAAAACGCTGTGCGATGCTGGCTGAGGCTTCGTGgcggaaaacacaaagaaaatgcGCTGCGCAAAAATGAAACTTCGTCTCTCTCCATGCGCCAACTTTGTCTGAAGCGACGCAACAACCCCAAGTCTTCACCAAATGTCCTCCGTTACAACGGGAATGATCCGAGTTGTTATGGAAACGGCTAACTTAATTCCATTTCAGTGTATGAAGTTGGTCCTTCGGTGCCCAAAGAGCAGCTATGCACCATCGTAGCGCCTAAAAACTCAGCTAGAAGTCAGAAAGGCTTTTGCTTTCTGTCTGGATTGTCACAAGAGAAGAATCATGTGATGGGCTGCTGTTGCGCCTCTGCGCATTGAAAGGCTTCTTAAAGGGATAGcgcacaaaaacaaagtatgtATGGCAAACCGTATATGTACATATTTAATGTATACCTGTAAATGTCGCAAAACCAAAGTACTTGATGGTGGCCATGTGTATATATAATCTATCCCTTCGCAAGGCAATACACTGATCTCTATGCATGtctatggcaggccccaatgatACGCGTTATTAAAGatgtagaataaaaataaaatcagcttgcCATACCCTGCTGCGTGCAGCTCACTGCAGCGCCAACCTCTTCAACACAGAGGACAACATTGCCTCCTGTCGCCAGCTGATTTTAATAATagcatttattattatcattggAATAATAAGCAGCTGGTTTATCTCTGAAAACATCACCAACTCTGTTTACTCGTTTTCATAAACCCATAATTTGGAACATCTGTGGGTTCATATGGTTTATTGAACCAGAGGATGAGACTATAAGGGAAATAACCATTAAATAACTACAGGAGAGTGTACACAAATATCTGATAATAGCTATAATATCTGATAATAGttactttttatcatttttgttttaatatttcacagGTTATGCTGTTAATACGTGGACAAACACTTATTCCGCAAAACGTACAAGTCATTTTGTCTCTTTGAAGTTATTCACTAAAACAATGTTAGCCTGTTTATTGACCTACTTTATGGTcagaaaatgtttggacacttttaaatttctgttttcaacTCAAATAACTTCCACCTGTAGGTTCAATGGGCTTCATTTATGAGAGGAAATCAAaggaacaaaacacaaaacctgttttttttatatatattataccCCCTCCCCCACCCCCCTGCACGGTTTATTGCAGATTCTGAAAGTTTGAGATGAACTATGCTGATACTTagcatgtaaatatttcaaatactttaaatcTTTTGAAGTCATGGTTTCCAACTTATTTCACATACAGATTAAAGTTTCACGGTGAATAGATTATTTTGCTGCCCTTTTAAATAGTTAAACAGCCATCAGTTGTGAGGAACTCTTTCACCGCTCACATGATAGGCACAAAGCAGTAAACATCGATGCtatgttgaaaatatttttgcattaagtAATATTGTGGCATAATAGAAGTTGTAGCAAACAAAATTCTTCAGTCTGTATATTGATCAGAAGATAAGgtgtctgtttgttttatggTGTTTTGTGACACCCTGGTGTCATCTGTCACCAAGCCTTGACATTCAATAATTAATAACCCTCCgctgaataaattattaaaacaatccCGCTTGTCGGTAGCGGCGAGAGTAAAAAATACCAAGGGCCTTTGGTTTGGACCAATCAGACAGAGGGATCCCGCACTCCCTGCAGCGTTGTATCCAATCACAACAGCACTTCCTCCATTTCCTGTTATGCGTCCAGAGTTGGACAGGACAATCCTCTAGTCCacaatatgaaataaattccGCTCTGTGGATGAATGTCGctaggtttttatttgttatttcccAGAGGTGTCGTTCATGAGCATGCGTAagtatgttttgtgtttttgaccgTCCCTGCAGGTTTAGGCCATCTGACTGCAGCCGACTGACTGAAGATGTAAACTGCTTATAGCCCACTTTGCGGCATTTCCATCCTATCTGTGCTTTCCTGCATCTTAGCATGGCATTTG
This window encodes:
- the bri3 gene encoding membrane protein BRI3, translated to MVDNKPLLQDRPPAYNAVPGAHEYGPPPQQPHGYGAIPAAAPPPYHYPDGPGYPPAQMGPAVSQQPYTSTYAIIQPSVVVVGGCPACRVGVLEDDFTCLGILCAIFFFPLGILFCFALRQRRCPNCGATFG